CAACAGGGAACATCAAAGGCTTAAAATTAACTGTAACTTGTACAACTTTCATTTTAGGATTTAACTGGTCCACAGGTATTACAGTCTCTATAATTTCTTCATTAAATGGATTTTGATCAGTTTTTTTAATAGCTTCTACGTAGTTTTTTTCATTGTTAATAATAGTCTCAATAAACTCTTCGTTACTCATTTTGGACCAATCCGCTGGTAAGTCTATACCTTTATCCTTGTAATCCATTAAAATTGACATAAGCTCGTTTCTTTTTAATGCAGTAAGTTCTTCTTTCTTTGAAACTTCATTTACTCTATTCATAAGTTTTCTCCCTTCAAATCTAATTATTATTAATGTCCTGAAACTTCAACTCTATATATTGCTTCTTCTCTTAATCTCTTAGCTACAAATAAAGATTTCCAAGCAACTGTTGAGTATAGTTCCATAGGGTTTTCAGTTCCACCAGAACGTTTGTCTTTTACGATAATTTGTGGCTTTTTCTTTCCTGCAATATCTGGTGTTCCAAATGCTTCAGCTGCTAGAAAAACGATACCAAAAACGTCTATACCGTCTTTTCCTGCGCCTTCATATACTGGCGTTGTATTTGCATCTTGGAAATAGACTCCGTCAAGTTCTCCAATAATACCTCTCTTAATCATCTTGGAATCTTGATATTTGTTAGCATCTTTCCATTCTGGCCATGATTTAATAGTTGTCATTACTTCTGGAGGAGTTAAAGCAACATAACCCATTTTACCGTTAGGCATTTTAATCTTTTTAACATTTTGACGTTTAAAGAACTCTGTAATAGATGTAAGCATCTTGTATGTAAATTTATCTGTTGGAGTGATTTGATTTCTAGCAAGTTTACCACCACCATATGCAACATTAAGTCCTGCACCTACTGTATCCATAGCAATTGAATCAAGTGTTAATCCTGCGTGTTCCCCAAACATTTCTGTAACTTCTGTAACCACTGGGTCAATACCTGTGTCTTGTAACTGATCTGATATTTTGGTCCAAGTACCGTATTGTGATACACTCGCTTGGATTTTATCTATTGTTATATCTACATCTGCTGGTGTAACACCTTCTGTTAATGGTGTTTTAGTTAATGCTGGCTGTTTGAAGATTCTCCATGATGTTGTTTGACCTTCATTTTTAGGTACCTTTGATAGTTTTCCATAAGGCATTAATACAACACTGTCTTTAAGCTCTTTTAATAGTGTTCTTTGATAAAAAGTATTTTGTTCTGGTGTTAATCCAGAGTATTTATTCATTATTCATCATCCTTTCATGTCAATAACCCTTGTTTTGCTAGTTCAACTTGTTTAGCGAAATCTTCATCACTCATACTATCCCATTTAGATGAGTGGTCAACATTTCCACCTGAAGCACTACCAGGGGTTTTTGCATTATTATTTATTTTATTAATTGTTTCTTGTTCTGTTTGTTGCTTTATGCTATCTTGCTGTTCTAATAAGTCCTTTATTCTTGTACGGTTATATGCATCTAATAGTGATATTCCTTTTTCTTCTCTCAACTGCCATACATCAGGTTTTATTGTGCTTGGATCGATATCTGGGTTCTCATTTAAAAATTCTCCAAACTCTTTTTCCCTAGCTTCTTTTTCTTGGGTAACTTTTACTTGATCTTCATATTGTTGTCTGAATTTCTTATTTTCTATCATTTCCTTTGCATATTCTTCAGGAATGTTTTTACTAATTAA
The sequence above is a segment of the Vallitalea longa genome. Coding sequences within it:
- a CDS encoding N4-gp56 family major capsid protein, whose amino-acid sequence is MNKYSGLTPEQNTFYQRTLLKELKDSVVLMPYGKLSKVPKNEGQTTSWRIFKQPALTKTPLTEGVTPADVDITIDKIQASVSQYGTWTKISDQLQDTGIDPVVTEVTEMFGEHAGLTLDSIAMDTVGAGLNVAYGGGKLARNQITPTDKFTYKMLTSITEFFKRQNVKKIKMPNGKMGYVALTPPEVMTTIKSWPEWKDANKYQDSKMIKRGIIGELDGVYFQDANTTPVYEGAGKDGIDVFGIVFLAAEAFGTPDIAGKKKPQIIVKDKRSGGTENPMELYSTVAWKSLFVAKRLREEAIYRVEVSGH